A stretch of Besnoitia besnoiti strain Bb-Ger1 chromosome III, whole genome shotgun sequence DNA encodes these proteins:
- a CDS encoding hexokinase (encoded by transcript BESB_048730): MQPRQPGDEAKQQAALEAVRKMMTPTKEVLQQLQQSFLAEIQRGLAMHKKHGIKWVPEECSMKMLDSCVSHLPTGAEVGEAYAIDFGGSTCRAVRCCLIGGGKMTVEQDKVCLRSAEHRCAKGFMDKQAGGKELFDQFAKCVRGLMERSGDLKKAEDEKKLLSVGFTFSFPCAQAALNSSFLIEWTKGFETGRENPDRVEGKDVAVLLAEALERANVPAVCKAVVNDTVGTLVSCAYQREPGAPECCVGMIVGTGFNACYVEPEAGDYGYTGTIVNMEAGNFNKELPRNEIDVEVDDKTHNRGKQQFEKLISGYYIGEIVRVAAVKVFGDRAPAKSSVRHSIHGEVASLIRDDLSEDKAASIKAMQECWDATMDIEDIKCMWEICRLVFDRSAAFAATLAVTLCSRSGRLESGATVGIDGALYVKNRWYRECVDYYTTLLAGELANNITYCIADDGSGKGAALIADVA, from the exons ATGCAGCCCCGTCAACCCGGCGATGAAGCTaagcagcaggcggctcTCGAG GCCGTCAGAAAGATGATGACTCCGACGAAGGAggttctgcagcagctgcagcagagttTTCTCGCTGAGATCCAACGG GGCCTAGCGATGCACAAGAAGCACGGCATCAAGTGGGTGCCGGAGGAGTGCTCGATGAAGATGCTTGACAGTTGCGTTTCGCATCTGCCCACCGGAGCCGAAGTTGGCGAGGCGTACGCGATCGATTTTGGTGGCTCAACTTGCCGTGCCGTCAGATGCTGTCTGATCGGCGGTGGTAAAATGACTGTCGAGCAGGACAAAGTCTG CTTGCGAAGCGCCGAACATCGGTGCGCCAAGGGCTTCATGGACAAGCAGGCCGGAGGCAAAGAGTTGTTTGACCAGTTCGCCAAATGCGTCCGCGGGCTGATGGAGCGCTCCGGTGAcctgaagaaggcggaagacgagaagaagctTCTCTCTGTTGGGTTCACGTTCTCCTTCCCTTGCGCACAAGCC GCGCTTAACTCCAGCTTCCTCATTGAGTGGACGAAGGGATTCGAGACGGGTCGCGAGAACCCGGACCGTGTTGAAGGCAAGGACGTTGCTGTGttgctcgcggaggcgctcgagcGCGCGAACGTTCCCGCTGTTTGCAAGGCCGTTGTCAACGACACC GTTGGCACACTGGTGTCGTGCGCATACCAGAGAGAGCCAGGCGCTCCGGAGTGCTGTGTTGGCATGATCGTTGGTACTGGCTTCAATGCCTGCTACGTGGAGCCCGAGGCCGGCGACTACGGCTACACGGGCACGATCGTCAACATGGAGGCAGGAAACTTCAACAAGGAGCTTCCTCGCAACGAAATCGACGTCGAG GTCGATGACAAAACACACAACAGAGGCAAGCAGCAATTCGAGAAGCTGATCTCCGGTTACTACATTGGCGAGATTGTGCGTGTTGCCGCGGTCAAAGTCTTCGGGGACCGTGCACCCGCGAAATCGAG TGTCAGGCACTCGATCCACGGTGAAGTGGCGTCGCTGATCCGCGACGACCTTAGCGAGGACAAGGCTGCCAGCATCAAGGCGATGCAGGAGTGCTGGGACGCAACTATGGATATCGAGGACATCAAGTGCATGTGGGAGATCTGCCGGCTTGTTTTCGATCGCTcagctgccttcgctgcgaCGCTCGCAGTTACTCTGTGCTCCAGATCAGGG CGACTGGAGAGCGGAGCCACTGTTGGTATCGACGGCGCGTTGTACGTCAAGAACCGGTGGTACCGTGAATGTGTGGACTACTATACAACTCTGCTCGCGGGAGAATTGGCAAATAACATCACGTACTGCATCGCCGATGACGGCTCAGGCAAGGGTGCAGCTCTCATTGCTGACGTTGCGTAA